In Heliangelus exortis chromosome 3, bHelExo1.hap1, whole genome shotgun sequence, the genomic stretch GTGCAGGAAAACATTTAGGAAGAAGCTGGTTTAAAAGAACTGTTATTGTTGTATATTACAAAAGACTGCAAGCAGCACATAACAAGGAGTTCACTTCTATTTGTGgagagttaattttttaatagttaCAGAGATGACTTTTACAACACATCGCTGTGGCCAGCAGAAAAGAACATGTACCCATTTGCGACAGATGAAGAAACCTCTCCTTACAGCTACTCAACCATTTTTGATGACGGTGAAATGACCGGCTTTGACTTCGAGTATGACTTTTGTCAGCCTAAGACACTCACGTGCACCCCAGAACCAGATGCTTTTAATCCCTGTGAAGACATCCTGGGATACGGCTTCCTCAGAGTCCTGATCTGGTTTATAAACATCCTTGCCATCGCTGGCAACTTCACCGTTCTCCTGGTTCTCATAACCAGCCACTACAAGCTCACTGTTCCTCGCTTCCTCATGTGCAACCTCTCCTTTGCTGATTTCTGCATGGGGCTCTACCTGCTGCTGATCGCTTCCGTGGATGCCCAGACGAGTGGCCAGTACTACAACCACGCCATAGACTGGCAaacaggcagtggctgcagcactgctggcttCTTCACCGTGTTTGCCAGCGAGCTCTCGGTGTACACCCTCACGGTGATCACTGTGGAACGCTGGCACACCATCACCTACGCCATGCAGCTGGACAGGAAGCTGAGGCTGAGGCATGCTGTGCCCATCATGCTGGGGGGGTGGGTATTCTCCATCTTAATAGCAGGACTGCCTCTCCTAGGGGTCAGCAGTTACATGAAGGTCAGCATCTGTTTACCTATGGATATCGAAACGGGTCTTTCCCAAGCCTATATACTGCTGATCTTAGTGCTAAATGTTGTTGCCTTCATTGTCATTTGTGCTTGCTACATTAAGATTTACGTAGCTGTTCAGAACCCAGAGCTGGTAGCTGCCAATAAAGACACCAAGGTCGCCAAGAAAATGGCAATATTGATCTTCACGGATTTTACCTGCATGGCCCCCATCTCCTTTTTTGCCATATCTGCTGCCTTTAAAGTGCCTCTGATCACGGTGACAAACTCCAAgattttgctggttttattttatcctgTAAACTCTTGTGCAAACCCATTTCTGTATGCCATCTTCACCAAAGCCTTTCAGAGGGATTTCTTTTTGCTGATGAGCAGGTTTGGTTGCTGTAAGAGCCGAGCAGAGCTTTACAGGATGAACTATTTCTCGGGCCATACCTCCAACTGCAAGAATGGCACCTCAGCCACAGGCCCCGGCAAAGCCTCACAAGCCCTGCTGCTCTTGTCAGCACTAGAGAAGCCATACCCTGCAGTACAAGAGAAGACATCTTACAACGAAAGTTAAACCAAAGTGCAAGTAGATGTAACACTTTGCAAGTCCAGCTGTAATTATTCTAGTGGCTAGGAATTATTTTATACTGTCTTGATATTTTcactataaataaaaatgccaatTAATAATTCTTATGCAACAAACCTGTTATGATGttcagaattatattttttctttctttcttttgaaatacaCATGGAAGGTGATTATTAGGGAAAACTCTTCTTCAGGGGGAACAAAGGTTGCCCAGGAGTAGTCAGGGTGCTCTAGAAGTTAACGGGTGATTGTAGTCTGTGTTCTCTCTAGATTGGCTTCTATGGGATATTTTAAGCCTGTCTGCTATGATTCATACCTTCCTTTTCCACCTCTATCAGCTGTGCTGGTATCATTAGGTTAAAAAAATGGTCACTAAATTAGATGCCTGCCTTCATTTCATCAACAGAAGCTTCCAACTACACAGCCACCTACTCCCAATTAAAGAAGTGTTCAAGCAATAGGTTATAAAGATGTCACCAAGGAGAAAAGCTGACCTGCTGAACCTTGGTAACTAGtaattttgcagttttcattAGATCTTAGTCTGAGCCAGTAagtaatttacttttaaaaaattaacccaTATACAAGTATGAGAAATCTGGAAATCAAAAGAGATGCAATTGCTGTAAAACCCCACCTGCTGCCCACAGGACTGTATTTCTTTTATCATACATACACTGACACAGATCACATAAGGCTCCTTCTCAGCAGCAGGAtagctgctgcctgcacaggcaAGTGCTTGcttcctgtttttctctccAGGGACGGTCTCACACATTATTTTCATCTGCTTACTCTCCAGCATCACCAGTGCCAGTGGCATTTGGGATGCACAGGGGACTCCTTAGCACTCACAGTCCAACTCCACTCCACAGTGACTGTGATCTCCcattaaaatttatcttttttttcactatgcATTTCCTGATGCTAGACTTGTGGCTATGTTCCTAATTGAAGTAAGAAATGAGCATTCCTTTGTTATTGCAGCATATCTGATCTGTCAGTGGCAAATAAGCTGTCACCCTCAGGCAGTTCACATGACATAAGCCAACACCACACTCTACTGATGTTGGAGATTCAGATGTGCAAGCTGTTGCCTGCATTTTATGGGACAAATTATTTCCACTGAATGACAGGTTCCAGATTATACTGAATGCCAGGCAGGATCCCTACAGGAGTGTTCCCCGAGCACGTCCTAAGGAGGCCACTGTACTGCCTGGTCTTCTGAAAATGAGGGGCTTAGTTATTAGAATGTTCAGAGTCCTGGTGGCAACAACAGATGCAAAAGCTGCAGACTGCAGTTTGAGTCTCTTCTTAGGAAGCTTATTCTCAACTAGTTCATTGCATTACCTCTGATGGGAGGAACATACAAGTCCTTGCATTTCATCAAACCAATATGGTAGCACGAGACCAACGCATGGCAGGTTTTGGTTCACAGAAGATAAAGCAAATCCATTTTATTTGGGCTTGTAGTTGGAGTTTTAGAATCTTTGATCACATCCTGTAGATGATACAGTATCTGGAGACAGATCCTCTGCTGGGATAATAAGCATctcccctgcagtcagcagagcACTGCAGCTGTGCATGATCTGTGCTTATTCTAGAACAGTCACAGCTCTTGAGACTGCAGATTCTCATACCTAAGAAAATGGTATTATTGCAATGACTTCAACTCTcttacattttccttctcagccAAGTCCTTTGCTTTCAACTTTGACAGCAAGAGTAAAAATCTGTGTTCCAGAGCACACTTCTTGTTGCCAAAACACTGCACTGCAAATTAAATGTTCTTCACTATAATTAGATTCTTTTTGTACTAGGAATTGTTTATTATT encodes the following:
- the LOC139794358 gene encoding lutropin-choriogonadotropic hormone receptor isoform X1, translated to MVPALLPLLLLLLLPPLPADGAGGRCPPRCACSQGALRCPPPPPGALPAPARASFTHLPVKVIPSHAFEGLRDAFIIEISQSDSLERIEVSAFDSLPTLSEILIVNTKNLLHIEDGAFRNLPRLKYLSICNTGIRQFPDLTQIFSLEAHFILELCDNLHMTTIPQNAFQGMNNESLTLKLYKNGFEDIHSHAFNGTKLNQLILKDNKNLRWIHNEALRGATGPDVLDISSTALEFLPSYGLEAIQVLNATSSYSLKRLPPLDKFSSLLEAVLTYPSHCCAFRNLRTGKQNPMLSIFDNFSKECESTMRKPTNEAAYRDDFYNTSLWPAEKNMYPFATDEETSPYSYSTIFDDGEMTGFDFEYDFCQPKTLTCTPEPDAFNPCEDILGYGFLRVLIWFINILAIAGNFTVLLVLITSHYKLTVPRFLMCNLSFADFCMGLYLLLIASVDAQTSGQYYNHAIDWQTGSGCSTAGFFTVFASELSVYTLTVITVERWHTITYAMQLDRKLRLRHAVPIMLGGWVFSILIAGLPLLGVSSYMKVSICLPMDIETGLSQAYILLILVLNVVAFIVICACYIKIYVAVQNPELVAANKDTKVAKKMAILIFTDFTCMAPISFFAISAAFKVPLITVTNSKILLVLFYPVNSCANPFLYAIFTKAFQRDFFLLMSRFGCCKSRAELYRMNYFSGHTSNCKNGTSATGPGKASQALLLLSALEKPYPAVQEKTSYNES
- the LOC139794358 gene encoding lutropin-choriogonadotropic hormone receptor isoform X2 yields the protein MVPALLPLLLLLLLPPLPADGAGGRCPPRCACSQGALRCPPPPPGALPAPARASFTHLPVKVIPSHAFEGLRDAFIIEISQSDSLERIEVSAFDSLPTLSEILIVNTKNLLHIEDGAFRNLPRLKYLSICNTGIRQFPDLTQIFSLEAHFILELCDNLHMTTIPQNAFQGMNNESLTLKLYKNGFEDIHSHAFNGTKLNQLDISSTALEFLPSYGLEAIQVLNATSSYSLKRLPPLDKFSSLLEAVLTYPSHCCAFRNLRTGKQNPMLSIFDNFSKECESTMRKPTNEAAYRDDFYNTSLWPAEKNMYPFATDEETSPYSYSTIFDDGEMTGFDFEYDFCQPKTLTCTPEPDAFNPCEDILGYGFLRVLIWFINILAIAGNFTVLLVLITSHYKLTVPRFLMCNLSFADFCMGLYLLLIASVDAQTSGQYYNHAIDWQTGSGCSTAGFFTVFASELSVYTLTVITVERWHTITYAMQLDRKLRLRHAVPIMLGGWVFSILIAGLPLLGVSSYMKVSICLPMDIETGLSQAYILLILVLNVVAFIVICACYIKIYVAVQNPELVAANKDTKVAKKMAILIFTDFTCMAPISFFAISAAFKVPLITVTNSKILLVLFYPVNSCANPFLYAIFTKAFQRDFFLLMSRFGCCKSRAELYRMNYFSGHTSNCKNGTSATGPGKASQALLLLSALEKPYPAVQEKTSYNES